The following coding sequences are from one Rutidosis leptorrhynchoides isolate AG116_Rl617_1_P2 chromosome 11, CSIRO_AGI_Rlap_v1, whole genome shotgun sequence window:
- the LOC139875589 gene encoding NAD-dependent malic enzyme 59 kDa isoform, mitochondrial-like, whose translation MIVLTNGSRILGLGDRGVQGIGIPIGKLDIAGLGVLNMAYQAVSRMTGTAANPQFYLIDKNGLITKQRSGVDPLDARIAKAVGEVESIGLQEGSIILEVKKVKPHVLVGLSGVGGIFNEQVLKAMQDSNSPKPAIFAMSNPTNNAKCTAAADAYKYAGENIVFGSGSPFQNVDLGIFIQLDFHSVKPRR comes from the exons ATGATAGTGCTTACAAATGGCAGTCGTATACTGGGGTTAGGCGATCGAGGAGTTCAGGGAATTGGAATTCCTATCGGGAAACTTGATAT TGCAGGGCTCGGTGTTCTTAACATGGCCTATCAGGCTGTTTCAAGAATGACAGGAACAGCAGCGAACCCCCAGTTTTACTTAATCGATAAAAAT GGTTTGATCACAAAACAGAGAAGTGGTGTTGACCCGTTAGATGCACGTATTGCTAAAGCCGTCGGAGAGGTTGAAAGCATAGGACTCCAAGAAGGATCTATTATCCTTGAAGTG AAAAAGGTCAAGCCTCATGTCCTTGTCGGTTTATCTGGAGTTGGAGGTATTTTCAATGAGCAG GTGCTTAAAGCGATGCAAGATTCCAACTCCCCTAAACCTGCTATCTTTGCAATGTCAAATCCCACAAATAATG CTAAATGTACTGCTGCTGCTGATGCTTATAAATACGCTGGAGAAAACATAGTTTTTGGAAGTGGAAGCCCTTTTCAGAATGTTGATCTTGGTATATTTATTCAACTTGATTTTCATTCAGTTAAACCTAGAAGATGA